The proteins below are encoded in one region of Edaphobacter bradus:
- a CDS encoding heme exporter protein CcmB, with the protein MKYLSQILQHLRKDLRLEWRSRDSVNGMLFFVLLVVVVFSIAFDPAGYPTTTRQISGGILWVGLLFASITALNQSWTREQRNQVLEAQRMAPSAASALFLGKALANMFFVLIVEAVLAPIFIVFFNLHVLGNAWLLAIILPLGTWALVVNGTFFAALGLRARNRELLLPLILLPISLPAILMMVQATTGVITAELDPIYIRTWITQLAGYDVIYTTVCILLFETVLNAE; encoded by the coding sequence ATGAAGTACCTCTCGCAGATCCTCCAGCACCTGCGCAAAGACCTCCGTCTCGAATGGCGTTCGCGCGACTCCGTCAACGGCATGCTCTTCTTCGTGCTGCTGGTCGTCGTCGTCTTCTCCATCGCCTTCGATCCCGCGGGCTATCCGACGACGACGCGCCAGATCTCCGGAGGAATCCTCTGGGTGGGCCTGCTCTTCGCCTCCATTACAGCCCTCAACCAGTCGTGGACGCGCGAGCAGCGCAATCAGGTCCTCGAGGCCCAGCGCATGGCGCCCTCTGCCGCCTCTGCCCTCTTCCTCGGCAAGGCGCTCGCGAACATGTTCTTCGTCCTCATCGTCGAAGCGGTTCTGGCGCCCATCTTCATCGTCTTCTTCAACCTCCACGTCCTCGGCAACGCGTGGCTTCTCGCTATCATTCTGCCGCTCGGCACGTGGGCATTGGTGGTCAACGGAACCTTCTTCGCCGCGCTCGGCCTGCGCGCCCGCAACCGCGAGCTCCTGCTACCTCTCATCCTGCTGCCTATCTCGCTGCCCGCAATCCTGATGATGGTGCAGGCCACAACCGGCGTCATCACCGCAGAACTCGACCCGATCTACATCCGGACCTGGATCACCCAACTGGCCGGATACGACGTCATTTACACCACCGTCTGCATCCTGCTCTTCGAGACCGTTCTCAACGCCGAATAA
- the ybaK gene encoding Cys-tRNA(Pro) deacylase: MKASAPAKTNAARLLDSLKITYELRVYEVDPEDLTAISVARKIGLPPEQVFKTLLTQTNDGAHLFAVIPGDAELDLKKLAKAAGVKKIELASLKDVEPLTGYVRGGVTVMGARKPFPAFADETIELFDVISVSAGLRGLQLILSPADYLRAAEATLADLTKAAVHE, encoded by the coding sequence ATGAAGGCATCTGCACCAGCTAAGACCAACGCCGCGCGCCTCCTTGACTCCCTCAAAATCACCTACGAACTACGCGTCTACGAGGTTGATCCAGAAGACCTGACCGCCATCTCCGTCGCCCGCAAGATCGGCCTCCCTCCCGAGCAGGTCTTCAAGACCCTGCTCACCCAGACCAACGATGGCGCGCACCTGTTCGCTGTCATCCCCGGCGACGCCGAGCTCGATCTGAAGAAACTCGCCAAAGCAGCCGGAGTAAAAAAAATCGAACTGGCATCACTCAAAGACGTCGAACCGCTCACCGGCTACGTCCGCGGTGGAGTCACAGTCATGGGGGCGCGCAAGCCCTTCCCTGCCTTCGCCGACGAGACCATTGAACTCTTCGACGTCATCAGCGTCTCCGCCGGCCTTCGCGGCCTCCAGCTCATTCTCAGCCCCGCAGACTATCTCCGCGCCGCCGAGGCCACGCTCGCCGACCTTACCAAAGCTGCGGTGCACGAATGA
- a CDS encoding cytochrome c maturation protein CcmE — protein sequence MSNADPKNSLKIIAATILILATVGYLAYTGVRDNKSYYVTISELQGMGNKAYVRHLRVAGNVAPGSIHRVGTNATFDLLEQGHHLQVSYQGTEPPPDTFKDDAQALAVGTFGRDGVFHATEIQAKCASKYAPVPNQQPATTTAATALPAAR from the coding sequence ATGTCGAACGCCGATCCGAAGAACTCGCTCAAGATCATCGCCGCCACTATCCTCATCCTCGCCACGGTCGGCTATCTGGCCTACACCGGCGTCCGCGACAACAAGAGCTACTACGTCACCATCAGTGAGCTTCAGGGCATGGGGAACAAAGCCTACGTCCGGCACCTTCGCGTAGCAGGCAACGTAGCTCCCGGCAGCATCCACCGCGTAGGAACCAACGCGACCTTTGATCTTCTCGAGCAGGGTCACCATCTTCAGGTCAGCTATCAGGGCACCGAGCCGCCGCCCGACACCTTCAAGGACGACGCACAGGCCCTCGCCGTCGGAACCTTCGGCCGCGACGGAGTCTTCCACGCCACTGAGATCCAGGCCAAGTGCGCCTCCAAGTACGCACCCGTGCCGAATCAGCAGCCCGCGACGACGACAGCGGCAACAGCGCTGCCCGCAGCCCGATAA
- the ftsH gene encoding ATP-dependent zinc metalloprotease FtsH, protein MNSTVKQILIWVFMIACLVFLWQFVVKGTGSNQEKAISLTQMLGDADQGKIAEITVNGTEVTGKYRDDKTQFHTTIPANYPDMYKTLRDHGVNINIKDQNSNAWLGFLIQLAPFALLLGLWFFLLRQMQSGGNKAMSFGKSRARLLSMQQKKITFKDVAGVDEAKEELKEIIEFLREAQKFQRLGGRIPKGVLLVGPPGTGKTLLARAVAGEANVPFFSISGSDFVEMFVGVGASRVRDLFEQGKKNAPCIIFIDEIDAVGRHRGAGLGGGHDEREQTLNQLLVEMDGFESNDGVILVAATNRPDVLDPALLRPGRFDRRVVVDRPDIRGREEVLKVHSKKVPMAEDVDLNVLARGTPGFSGADLANMVNEAALTAARYNRKSVHMYDFEVAKDKVMMGAERKSMLLTDEEKRVTAYHEAGHTLVSALREHSDPLHKVTIIPRGMALGVTVYLPEEDQHTVTKEYLETRLATLMGGRCAEEIFLGKMTTGAGNDIERITELARKMVCEFGMSGLGPMTYGKKEEQIFLGREIAQHRDFSEETAKQIDIEVRSFVDTAYQSAYNLLNSNQEIMHRLAAALLDRETLDAAEIKLIIEGKELPPIKSALAGVDSGSGGEAQKILKPEGGRKPGFGEGQPSPA, encoded by the coding sequence TTGAACTCAACCGTCAAACAAATTCTGATCTGGGTCTTCATGATCGCCTGCCTCGTCTTCCTTTGGCAGTTCGTCGTCAAGGGAACCGGCTCCAATCAGGAGAAGGCCATCAGCCTGACGCAGATGCTTGGCGACGCCGACCAGGGCAAGATCGCCGAGATCACGGTCAATGGCACTGAGGTCACCGGGAAGTACCGCGACGACAAGACCCAGTTCCATACCACCATACCGGCCAACTACCCGGACATGTACAAGACGCTCCGCGACCACGGCGTCAACATCAATATCAAGGACCAGAACTCGAACGCGTGGCTCGGCTTCCTCATCCAGCTCGCGCCCTTCGCTCTGCTCCTCGGCCTCTGGTTCTTCCTCCTGCGCCAGATGCAGTCCGGCGGAAACAAGGCTATGAGCTTCGGCAAGTCGCGCGCCCGCCTCCTCTCCATGCAGCAGAAGAAGATCACCTTCAAGGACGTCGCCGGTGTTGACGAGGCCAAGGAAGAGCTCAAAGAGATCATCGAGTTCCTTCGTGAAGCCCAGAAGTTCCAGCGCCTCGGCGGACGCATCCCCAAGGGCGTCCTGCTCGTCGGACCTCCGGGAACAGGCAAGACCCTTCTTGCCCGCGCAGTAGCCGGCGAGGCCAACGTTCCCTTCTTCTCCATCTCCGGCTCGGACTTCGTCGAGATGTTCGTCGGCGTCGGCGCCTCGCGCGTCCGCGACCTCTTCGAGCAGGGCAAGAAGAACGCCCCCTGCATCATCTTCATCGATGAGATCGACGCCGTAGGACGTCACCGTGGCGCAGGCCTCGGCGGCGGACACGACGAGCGCGAGCAGACGCTCAACCAGCTCCTCGTCGAGATGGACGGCTTCGAGTCCAACGACGGAGTCATTCTCGTCGCTGCCACCAACCGGCCCGACGTCCTCGACCCTGCCCTCCTTCGGCCGGGAAGATTTGATCGCCGCGTCGTCGTCGACAGACCCGACATCCGTGGCCGTGAAGAGGTCCTCAAGGTCCACTCCAAAAAGGTCCCGATGGCCGAAGACGTTGACCTCAACGTGCTGGCTCGTGGAACCCCGGGCTTCTCCGGAGCCGACCTCGCCAACATGGTCAACGAGGCCGCACTCACCGCCGCCCGCTACAACAGAAAGTCGGTCCACATGTACGACTTTGAAGTAGCCAAGGACAAGGTCATGATGGGTGCCGAGCGCAAGTCCATGCTCCTCACCGACGAAGAGAAGCGCGTCACCGCCTATCACGAGGCCGGTCACACGCTCGTCTCTGCGCTGCGCGAGCACTCCGACCCGCTCCACAAGGTCACCATCATCCCCCGCGGTATGGCCCTCGGCGTCACTGTCTACCTCCCCGAGGAAGACCAGCACACCGTCACCAAGGAGTATCTCGAGACCCGTCTCGCGACACTCATGGGCGGGCGCTGCGCCGAAGAGATCTTCCTCGGCAAGATGACCACCGGCGCCGGCAACGACATCGAGCGCATCACCGAGCTCGCCCGTAAGATGGTCTGCGAGTTCGGCATGAGCGGGCTCGGTCCCATGACCTACGGCAAGAAGGAGGAGCAGATCTTCCTCGGCCGCGAGATCGCACAGCACCGCGACTTCTCCGAAGAGACCGCCAAGCAGATCGACATCGAGGTCCGCAGCTTCGTCGACACTGCCTACCAGTCGGCCTACAACCTGCTCAACTCCAACCAGGAGATCATGCACCGCCTCGCAGCGGCCCTGCTGGATCGCGAGACCCTGGACGCAGCCGAGATCAAGCTGATCATCGAAGGCAAGGAACTCCCGCCCATCAAGTCCGCGCTCGCAGGCGTTGACTCTGGCTCAGGTGGCGAAGCCCAGAAGATCCTCAAGCCCGAAGGCGGCCGCAAGCCCGGCTTCGGCGAAGGCCAGCCTTCACCCGCATAA
- the tilS gene encoding tRNA lysidine(34) synthetase TilS produces MPSQPTLAFNRDHIHPGDRLCVAISGGADSVALLLAIHAANTAPRESLGVGLSAAHVHHGIRPDTESDADLAFVEDLCIQFDIPLHIHRADIPARASQARETLEEAARTVRYDFFRSLIASGHADTILTAHTLDDQAETVLLKLLRGAWTEGLAAIHPIIHINTPNQRPGKILRPLLQTRRTEIEAYLHALNQPWRDDSTNADTTYTRNRVRHELLPQLRTFNPSIDQTLANLAELAREEESRWQAELSRVLPQLLLPGKPVRGGGRSVSTAPGHSSLSIEIERLRPLDPALRRRILRAAARQLGSRLSFDETSRLLALCGFLTLPTVAARTGASLHLANGLRADRSPREIRLYREKQSANPE; encoded by the coding sequence ATGCCATCTCAGCCCACACTCGCCTTCAACCGCGACCACATCCACCCCGGCGATCGCCTCTGCGTCGCCATCTCCGGCGGAGCCGACTCCGTCGCCCTCCTGCTAGCCATCCACGCCGCCAACACCGCGCCCCGCGAATCCCTCGGCGTAGGCCTCTCTGCCGCGCACGTCCACCACGGCATCCGCCCCGACACCGAGTCCGACGCCGACCTCGCCTTCGTCGAAGACCTCTGCATTCAGTTCGACATCCCACTCCACATCCACCGCGCCGACATCCCCGCCCGCGCCTCCCAGGCCCGCGAGACCCTCGAAGAGGCCGCCCGCACCGTCCGCTACGACTTCTTCCGCTCCCTCATCGCCTCCGGCCACGCCGACACCATCCTCACCGCCCACACCCTCGACGACCAGGCCGAGACCGTCCTCCTCAAGCTCCTCCGCGGTGCATGGACCGAGGGCCTCGCCGCCATCCACCCCATCATCCACATCAACACCCCCAATCAACGCCCCGGCAAGATCCTCCGCCCCCTCCTCCAGACCCGCCGCACCGAGATCGAAGCTTACCTCCACGCCCTCAATCAGCCCTGGCGCGACGACTCCACCAACGCCGACACCACCTACACCCGCAACCGCGTCCGCCACGAACTCCTCCCCCAGCTCCGCACCTTCAACCCCTCCATCGACCAGACCCTCGCCAACCTCGCCGAGCTCGCCCGCGAAGAGGAGTCCCGCTGGCAGGCCGAGCTCTCGCGCGTCCTCCCTCAGCTCCTCCTCCCCGGCAAGCCCGTCCGCGGAGGAGGCCGCAGCGTCTCCACCGCTCCTGGCCACTCCTCCCTCTCCATCGAGATCGAGCGCCTCCGCCCGCTCGACCCCGCACTCCGCCGCCGCATCCTCCGCGCCGCCGCCCGTCAGTTGGGCTCTCGTCTCAGCTTCGACGAGACCTCACGCCTCCTCGCCCTCTGTGGATTTCTCACCCTCCCCACCGTCGCCGCCCGCACCGGGGCCTCCCTGCACCTCGCCAACGGCCTCCGCGCCGACCGCTCCCCACGCGAAATCCGTCTCTACCGCGAGAAGCAGTCCGCGAATCCCGAATAA
- a CDS encoding ABC transporter ATP-binding protein: MMQTEATTRSSASFTAAQPICVSVESVSKIYGTFAALRNVTACVAPGSCTVILGENGAGKSTLLRIIAGLIAPTRGTATVFGETPRSQRRRIAYMSHAPMLYDELTAMENLTYFASLHRGNSCACVGSPEMALRAVGLDPSLRRPVGQYSQGMRQRASLARVLQTDPELLLLDEPFSNLDAASAKHMVELLADFRTWPVAGGGQRTIILTTHQATLAEPLADRTLTMRQGQIVEIAETAA, translated from the coding sequence ATGATGCAGACGGAAGCAACAACTCGCAGCAGTGCCTCCTTCACCGCTGCACAGCCCATCTGCGTCTCTGTCGAATCCGTCTCCAAGATCTATGGCACCTTCGCCGCGCTGCGTAACGTCACCGCCTGCGTCGCGCCGGGATCGTGCACCGTCATCCTCGGCGAAAACGGCGCGGGCAAATCGACTCTCCTGCGCATCATCGCCGGGCTCATCGCACCTACGCGCGGCACTGCGACTGTCTTCGGCGAAACGCCGCGCAGCCAGCGCCGCCGTATCGCCTACATGAGCCACGCGCCCATGCTCTACGACGAACTCACTGCCATGGAGAACCTCACCTACTTCGCCTCCCTGCATCGAGGCAACAGTTGCGCCTGCGTCGGCTCGCCCGAGATGGCCCTCCGCGCCGTCGGCCTCGATCCTTCGCTGCGTCGTCCCGTAGGCCAATACTCGCAGGGCATGCGCCAGCGCGCCTCTCTCGCACGAGTCCTCCAGACCGATCCCGAGCTTCTCCTCCTCGACGAGCCCTTCTCCAACCTCGACGCCGCCAGCGCAAAACACATGGTCGAGCTCCTCGCCGACTTCCGCACCTGGCCCGTCGCCGGCGGAGGCCAACGCACCATCATCCTCACCACCCACCAGGCGACGCTCGCCGAGCCACTCGCCGACCGAACTCTCACCATGCGCCAGGGTCAGATCGTCGAGATAGCCGAGACCGCCGCATGA